Proteins from a genomic interval of Trifolium pratense cultivar HEN17-A07 linkage group LG6, ARS_RC_1.1, whole genome shotgun sequence:
- the LOC123892343 gene encoding uncharacterized protein LOC123892343, with translation MALYHGLLLAWELNIKDLQCYSDSATAIKLITEPVDKWHHYAAIILTIKDIIARDWRVRISHTLREGNACADYLAKLGARNNEVLSIIASPPVGLNLLLLADASGTYFYR, from the coding sequence ATGGCTCTTTACCATGGTCTACTCCTAGCTTGGGAGCTAAACATCAAAGACTTGCAGTGTTATTCCGACTCCGCGACTGCTATCAAATTGATTACCGAACCTGTTGACAAGTGGCATCACTATGCAGCTATTATCCTTACTATCAAGGACATCATCGCCAGAGATTGGAGAGTCAGAATTTCCCACACTTTGAGAGAGGGTAATGCTTGTGCAGACTACCTAGCTAAGCTTGGAGCTCGTAACAACGAAGTCTTGTCCATCATAGCCAGTCCACCTGTTGGATTAAATTTGCTCCTTCTTGCTGATGCAAGTGGGACTTATTTTTATAGATAG
- the LOC123888078 gene encoding putative receptor protein kinase ZmPK1 — protein sequence MNNNMDFSFTLFLLVSLAFSFQCSSSSSSSSLRKGSSLSVENPEDKLISHNGMFSAGFISIGQNAYSFAIWFTEPNSLNHKNTIVWMANRDQPVNGKRSKLTLLNTGNIVLLDVSLNNVWSSKTASLEPLELHLKNDGNLVLLELQGTKILWQSFDSPTDTLVPGQPLTRYTKLVASRSDTNHSSGFYQFFFDDENILGLHYNGRDVSSSYWPKPWLLSWDVGRSNFNSSRIAVLGSFGEFYSSDNFTFTTSDYGSVMQRIMKLDSDGVVRVYSRINVSQNWYVSWQAFSGTCTVHGVCGANSTCSYSPKLGRKCSCIPGYRMKNPNDWSYGCEPMFDFTCNKSESTFLEMKNVEFYGYDFHYIEICNFSTCVDLCLQDCNCKAFQFSYWEKHGFYRCFTKTQLQNGRYYPIFKGSTYLRLPKGNTFSLKQTSNPSNNDVCSEKLQRVYVNEGENHFVKFFLWFATAIGAFQTVCIFVIWCSLFRSNQKTYADQEGYHIADIGFRKFSYLELKKATKGFSQEIGRGGGGVVYKGLLSDERHAAIKRLYNAQQGGEGEFLAEVGIIGRLNHMNLIEMWGYCAEGKYRLLVYEYMENGSLADNLSSNKLDWSKRYKIALAIARVLAYLHEECLEWILHCDIKPQNILLDSNFQPKLADFGLSKLQNRNNLNNSSVSMIRGTRGYMAPEWIFNLPITSKVDVYSYGIVVLEMITGKSPTTGFKIVNAEEESVGRLVTWVREKRGSSISWLEEIVDPNIGLNYDKSKMEILAKVALDCVVDERDSRPTMSRVVEMLQYHGND from the coding sequence ATGAATAATAATATGGATTTCTCATTCACACTGTTTCTTCTAGTATCATTAGCCTTTTCATTCCaatgttcatcttcttcatcatcatcatcacttagAAAAGGTTCATCCCTCTCTGTAGAAAATCCAGAAGATAAACTAATCTCACATAATGGTATGTTCTCTGCTGGCTTTATTTCCATTGGTCAAAATGCATATTCCTTTGCAATATGGTTCACAGAACCAAATTcactcaaccacaaaaacacAATCGTTTGGATGGCGAATCGGGACCAACCCGTTAACGGAAAACGATCAAAACTCACCCTTTTAAACACAGGAAACATTGTCTTGCTTGATGTTTCTTTAAACAATGTTTGGTCTTCAAAAACAGCATCATTGGAACCATTAGAGTTGCATCTCAAAAATGATGGAAATCTTGTGTTGCTTGAACTTCAAGGAACCAAAATTTTGTGGCAGAGTTTTGATTCTCCAACAGATACTCTTGTTCCTGGTCAACCCCTTACAAGATATACAAAGCTTGTAGCTTCAAGAAGTGACACTAATCATTCTTCTGGCTTCTACCAGTTCTTCTTTGACGATGAAAATATTCTCGGTCTTCATTACAACGGTCGCGATGTTTCTAGCTCTTACTGGCCAAAACCTTGGCTTCTAAGTTGGGATGTTGGCAGATCTAATTTCAATAGTAGCAGAATTGCAGTGTTGGGTTCTTTTGGTGAGTTCTATTCATCAGATAATTTCACTTTTACTACATCTGATTATGGATCTGTTATGCAAAGAATAATGAAATTAGATTCTGATGGTGTTGTGAGAGTTTATAGCAGAATTAATGTCTCACAGAATTGGTATGTTTCATGGCAAGCCTTTTCTGGTACTTGCACAGTTCATGGAGTTTGTGGAGCTAATAGTACATGTAGCTATAGTCCTAAACTTGGAAGAAAGTGCTCTTGTATTCCAGGGTATAGAATGAAGAATCCTAATGATTGGTCTTATGGTTGTGAGCCTATGTTTGATTTCACTTGCAACAAAAGTGAGTCAACTTTCTTAGAGATGAAAAATGTTGAGTTTTATGGATATGACTTTcattatattgaaatttgtaacTTTAGTACTTGTGTGGATTTATGCTTACAAGATTGTAATTGTAAAGCATTTCAATTCTCATATTGGGAGAAACATGGCTTCTATAGATGTTTTACAAAAACACAGTTGCAAAATGGAAGGTATTATCCCATTTTCAAAGGATCTACCTATTTGAGATTACCTAAAGGTAATACTTTTTCTTTGAAACAAACTTCCAATCCAAGCAACAACGATGTTTGCTCTGAAAAACTTCAACGAGTTTATGTCAACGAAGGTGAGAATCATTTTGTGAAGTTTTTTCTATGGTTTGCCACCGCGATCGGAGCTTTTCAAACGGTCTGCATTTTCGTCATTTGGTGTTCTCTATTTAGGTCGAACCAAAAGACTTATGCAGACCAAGAGGGCTACCATATAGCGGATATCGGGTTTAGAAAATTTAGTTACTTGGAGCTAAAGAAAGCAACAAAAGGGTTCAGTCAAGAGATCGGAAGAGGTGGAGGAGGTGTTGTATACAAAGGCCTATTATCTGATGAAAGACATGCTGCAATAAAGAGACTTTACAATGCTCAACAAGGAGGAGAAGGTGAGTTTCTCGCTGAAGTAGGCATCATTGGAAGGCTTAATcacatgaatttgattgaaatgtgGGGATATTGTGCTGAGGGAAAATATAGATTATTGGTTTATGAATACATGGAAAATGGTTCTTTAGCTGACAATTTATCATCTAATAAACTTGATTGGAGTAAAAGGTACAAAATTGCTTTAGCAATAGCAAGAGTTTTAGCATATCTACATGAAGAATGCTTGGAGTGGATTTTACATTGTGATATAAAGCCACAAAATATACTTCTTGATTCTAACTTTCAACCCAAGTTAGCTGATTTTGGATTGTCTAAACTCCAAAACAGAAACAACCTCAACAATTCGAGCGTGTCTATGATTAGAGGAACAAGAGGGTATATGGCGCCTGAATGGATTTTCAACTTGCCAATAACATCTAAGGTTGATGTTTATAGCTATGGAATTGTTGTGTTGGAAATGATAACAGGAAAAAGTCCAACTACTGGTTTCAAAATTGTTAATGCAGAAGAGGAAAGTGTTGGAAGGTTGGTTACATGGGTGAGAGAAAAAAGAGGGAGTAGCATATCTTGGTTGGAGGAAATTGTTGATCCTAATATTGGATTAAATTATGATAAAAGTAAGATGGAGATTTTAGCTAAAGTTGCTTTGGATTGTGTTGTGGATGAAAGAGATTCAAGGCCTACTATGAGTAGAGTTGTTGAGATGCTTCAATACCATGGAAATGATTGA